The Opitutaceae bacterium genome window below encodes:
- a CDS encoding Spy/CpxP family protein refolding chaperone produces MKSSKLFFAASLALAALSIPSIRAQNPDKPAHEGRRGQVADRLSHLSKELSLTDAQKVQVKEIVTEQAAAMKALADDTSLSKQDRRTKLMGLMRSTNGKIRAVLTPEQQATFDKMSQEGRGRRGRGKAGGESHGSSSKSSE; encoded by the coding sequence ATGAAATCGTCAAAATTGTTTTTCGCGGCGAGCCTTGCCTTGGCCGCTTTGTCCATCCCTTCAATCCGCGCGCAGAATCCCGACAAACCTGCACATGAGGGCAGGAGGGGACAGGTGGCGGACCGCTTGAGTCATTTGTCGAAGGAGCTGTCATTGACGGACGCACAAAAAGTGCAGGTAAAGGAGATTGTTACTGAACAGGCGGCTGCGATGAAGGCGCTCGCTGATGACACCTCGCTTTCGAAGCAGGACCGGCGCACGAAACTAATGGGCCTCATGCGCAGCACCAACGGCAAGATTCGCGCCGTGTTGACGCCGGAGCAGCAGGCCACGTTCGACAAGATGTCCCAGGAAGGCCGGGGCAGGCGCGGCCGGGGCAAGGCTGGCGGGGAATCCCACGGCAGCAGCTCCAAGAGTTCGGAGTAA
- a CDS encoding metallopeptidase family protein — protein MTIGELTILAEATVCASRRKLPKALQSLAEALPVVYHDRPGDEILGDEFDPEILGMFVGSPFGLDSADSGDVPPHILLFLENIWDLADADRDEFIHEVKLTYLHELGHYLGWDEAEVAAHGLE, from the coding sequence ATGACTATTGGGGAACTGACAATCCTGGCCGAGGCGACGGTCTGCGCCAGCCGGCGAAAACTCCCGAAGGCCCTTCAGTCTCTGGCGGAGGCGCTTCCCGTTGTTTATCATGACCGGCCAGGCGACGAAATTCTTGGCGACGAGTTTGATCCCGAAATTCTTGGCATGTTTGTAGGCTCGCCCTTCGGCCTGGACAGCGCTGATTCCGGAGACGTTCCGCCTCATATCCTTCTGTTTCTGGAAAATATCTGGGATCTGGCGGACGCCGATCGCGACGAATTCATTCATGAAGTGAAGCTGACCTATCTTCATGAACTTGGGCACTATCTCGGATGGGATGAAGCGGAGGTCGCGGCACACGGATTGGAATAG